The Euwallacea fornicatus isolate EFF26 chromosome 38, ASM4011564v1, whole genome shotgun sequence genome includes a region encoding these proteins:
- the Cad88C gene encoding cadherin-23 isoform X2 — protein MKHNEGLRTAIKNTQRTFNGFFVKIKFKLTSNGQSSIRSFLMLTVLIYAFSTVASNRPPRFLIDGQTEIVLRLKEGEETPVGTLLYKLRGHDADGDGLTFGVKSTLESDVIIVDSTSNTEANVYLNKLLDREEKDEYALVLTLTDGHLGQGNYVTQSLLILVEDVNDNTPVFKTHQSSIMLREDAFTGIIAQLEATDADEGPYGQVVYHPAPDVDKSLFSVSTIGEKAVVKLIGSLDYEKQTAHQVKVLAIDRAKEGLINTGTAVILVRVQDVEDRPPEFVRVTPVARIAENSLVGSVVLQVVAIDGDRDINNKIHYSLSTNNIDQRGDLFKIETDTGRVVTASILDREALGFGSGSYILQVTATEVGSHQKPPPYATTEVTVMITDVNDETPTFKSNMYECEIAENAPKNTPLTFIGNSIPEIFDYDQGINGTFEMYIKYSHDIFEISPMRATNEATFTLKVKNSSYLDYEKIKVINFTIVAKEVVEVNPKFSEASVIVRILDRNDNYPEFTKNSYEVWVPENCEAGTTVAWVQALDDDSGTYGTMGVRYTNIAGSIAYLLNIHPVSGIITVKTPGGPSWDREQVSRHFLTVEARDDLGNGNRNSVQLTINLEDVNDNSPIFVQNKYEARILENAPNFQIYLKVEARDADLNGTKNSEIEYLLMGELHQNFTISAKTGVIIPKQPIDFECIEGPEEENVRILYLTVRARDMGSPSLFSESSLLVYVEDVNDNPPIFEYYFYNTSIHENIDGGTPIMQVQAFDYDGSSPNNHIVYRIQQGAFDKFIIDSETGVISTALGANLDPDLTQPRKTIYPLKVLALDGGQGENQLHAIVTVEITILDINNKNPEIFGVEDVEVPENIPVGTVVAKVKARDLDDNSNVTYFVDRDFCKAVNERGLPSKDENADCLTYFAINPFSGELTVTRHIDREEIELFNLGIRVRDVNSQTGEQMDSATLKIKISDINDNSPKFTEAFYRFSIPENSKNGVLIGSIKANDADLNKTITYLLDKRQKFVNMVHLDDTTGDIVVASRLDREANEWINLTVKAMDSGVPPRSSRVDVFIQILDENDNGPIFAHEPTALMIPENIPAGSKITTINATDEDSGEFGKITFILDRLSSQGKFSIEADTGILRVAEKLDREERENYLLIIEAWDNYQYGFNNGETRNAFKHLNVTILDVNDNKPELFVDSACVNITEFHEARQPITIVRASDKDDPKTSNGQVIIDIADGNRRDLFDLYQNSEWSAQIRTTKSLRGRHGNYTLTIRAQDLGKPSFYVEEPLHICVMDYNDHTPVFIAPPHNSTLRVPENATVGSALIQIEATDEDVGLNGEVRYRLKADPAGHWRTFNLHPSTGILELRLPLSRKRQKIYDIRVEAYDMGIPTSLISDLDLTVYVTDINGYQPQFLQDEFIVEFTENQSAGIEGRVLPDTVDRDELEYESTPAPICYFLVGGNENGLFNLHPIDHTLYVTKPLDREESDVHLLLVKATEDCTYPPEPQNFFDSNDDTQLKIIVKVLDVNDNSPKFIRRVFTGGVSTATAFGTKFMSIKAQDADAGKNAIISYFIVGRVQMTLTEGLDNLKRVPFLVEKETGAIQLNFDPQQGMKGYFDFMVLANDTGGLRDTARVFIYLLREDQRVRFVLRQHAPDLRNRIEVFREVLGNVTGAIVNVDEFRIHANHDGSVDKTRTDLYLHLVNRKDNSILEVADVLKLVDQNTEKLDDLFKNFNVLDTQPGGSLALQAQIQATGTTFWLTATSLFLFLLLLLILALFITQRHAYQRKLKAATATAYDSEIDGRGLSILSGRVPNTNKHSMEGSNPIWLKAYENEWYKGVDDLSNTSDPDSLDENVVCSGEASESIEHIPHDETNVSQEQYVRQNFYQCLPVPVPQPRKLETTEL, from the exons ATGAAACACAACGAAGGACTTCGGactgcaattaaaaatactcAAAGGACATTTAATGGTTTCtttgtgaaaattaaattcaaattaacttCCAATGGACAAAGTAGCATTAGgtcttttttaatgttaactGTCTTGATTTATGCCTTTAGTACAGTAGCGTCCAATCGGCCTCCCAGATTCCTGATCGATGGACAAACTGAAATTGTTTTAAGACTGAAAGAAGGGGAAGAGACACCTGTAG GAACCCTACTTTATAAACTTAGAGGCCATGACGCAGACGGCGATGGTCTCACGTTTGGAGTGAAATCTACCCTTGAAAGTGATGTTATCATCGTTGACAGTACATCGAACACTGAGGCCaacgtttatttaaataaattgctcGATAGAGAG GAAAAAGACGAGTATGCCTTAGTGCTGACTCTAACAGACGGCCATTTGGGGCAAGGAAACTACGTCACTCAAAGTTTGCTCATTTTGGTAGAAGATGTTAACGACAATACCCCGGTCTTCAAAACACATCAAAGCTCTATTATGCTTCGTGAAGATGCCTTTACAG GAATCATTGCTCAACTAGAGGCGACTGATGCAGATGAAGGGCCTTATGGTCAAGTAGTCTACCACCCAGCTCCAGATGTGGATAAAAGTTTGTTTAGTGTCAGCACAATTGGGGAGAAAGCTGTTGTTAAACTTATAG GGAGTTTGGACTACGAAAAACAAACTGCTCATCAAGTGAAAGTTTTAGCAATAGATAGAGCTAAAGAGGGGCTCATAAATACTGGAACTGCAGTAATTTTGGTCAGGGTCCAGGATGTGGAAGATAGACCTCCTGAGTTTGTGAGAGTTACCCCTGTTGCCAGAATTGCAGAGAACAGCCTCGTAGGCTCAGTAGTACTACAAG ttgttGCCATTGACGGTGATAGAGatattaacaacaaaattcaCTACTCCCTCTCCACTAATAACATCGATCAAAGGGGGGATCTTTTCAAGATAGAGACAGATACAGGGAGAGTAGTCACTGCCTCAATTCTTGATCGAGAGGCTTTAGGATTTGGATCAGGTTCTTACATCTTACAAGTCACA GCTACTGAGGTTGGCAGTCATCAAAAACCACCACCTTATGCCACAACTGAAGTCACAGTGATGATAACCGATGTCAATGACGAAACACCTACTTTTAAGTCCAATATGTATGAATGTGAAATTGCGGAAAATGCCCCTAAAAACACCCCTCTTacttttattggaaattcaattccTGAAATATTTGACTATGATCAG ggCATAAATGGCACCTTTgaaatgtatataaaatatagcCATGATATCTTTGAAATATCACCAATGAGAGCTACTAACGAAGCCACGTTTACTCTTAAAGTGAAAAATAGTTCTTATCTAGAttacgaaaaaattaaagtaattaattttaccaTTGTTGCCAAAGAG GTGGTGGAAGTCAATCCTAAATTCAGCGAAGCCTCAGTGATCGTCAGAATTTTAGACCGAAATGATAATTATCCAGAATTCACTAAGAACTCCTATGAAGTCTGGGTTCCAGAAAACTGTGAAGCTGGCACAACTGTAGCGTGGGTGCAGGCATTGGATGACGATTCTGGAACTTACGGAACAATGGGTGTTAGGTACACCAACATCGCTGGAAGTATTGCATACTT ATTAAACATTCATCCAGTTTCCGGCATAATAACAGTTAAAACCCCTGGAGGTCCTTCGTGGGATCGAGAGCAGGTTTCCAGACATTTTCTCACAGTAGAAGCCAGAGATGATTTGGGCAATGGAAATAGGAATTCGGTGCAATTGACAATAAATCTTGAAGATGTTAACGACAACAGCCCCATTTTTGTCCAAAACAAATATGAAGCTAGAATTCTGGAAAATGCccccaattttcaaatttatttgaaagttgAGGCCAGAGATGCAGATTTAAACG GAACCAAAAACAGTGAAATTGAATATCTCCTTATGGGGGAACTGCACCAAAACTTCACTATAAGTGCTAAAACTGGAGTGATAATTCCGAAACAACCGATAGACTTTGAATGCATTGAAGGGCCTGAAGAAGAGAACGTAAGGATTTTGTATCTTACAGTTAGAGCTAGAGATATGGGCAGTCCTAGTTTATTTAG CGAATCATCTTTGTTGGTATATGTAGAAGACGTGAACGATAATCCTCCAATATTTGAATACTACTTCTATAATACCAGTATTCATGAAAACATCGATGGAGGAACTCCCATAATGCAA GTCCAGGCCTTCGATTACGACGGTTCCTCTCCAAACAATCACATCGTGTACCGAATTCAACAGGGTGCCTTTGACAAATTCATCATCGATTCCGAAACAG GAGTTATCTCAACGGCGCTTGGGGCAAACTTAGATCCAGACCTTACGCAACCCAGAAAAACCATTTATCCTTTAAAAGTATTAGCTCTGGACGGAGGACAGGGGGAGAATCAGTTGCACGCTATTGTAACTgtagaaattactattttagatattaataataaaaatcctgAAATATTCGGAGTGGAAGACGTAGAAGTGCCTGAGAATATCCCT GTTGGAACAGTAGTTGCAAAAGTGAAAGCCAGAGATTTGGACGACAATTCAAATGTAACTTATTTTGTAGATAGAGATTTTTGTAAGGCGGTAAATGAGCGGGGTTTGCCTTCGAAGGATGAAAATGCAGATTGTCTAACATATTTCGCAATTAATCCCTTTAGTGGGGAACTCACCGTGACAAGACACATTGATAGGGAAGAAATCGAATTATTCAATTTAGGGATTAGAGTACGAGACGTTAATTCTCAAACTGGAGAGCAAATGGATTCTG CcacattaaaaatcaaaataagcgATATCAACGATAATAGTCCAAAATTTACGGAGGCTTTCTACAGATTTTCCATTCCCGAGAATAGCAAAAATGGAGTTCTTATTGGAAGTATCAAAGCTAACGACGCAGAcctaaataaaactattacgTATCTCCTTGATAAAAGGCAAAAGTTTGTGAATATGGTGCATTTGGATGACACCACTGGGGACATTGTGGTAGCTAGCAGGCTTGACAGGGAGGCTAATGAATGGATAAATCTTAct GTTAAAGCTATGGATTCGGGGGTCCCTCCTCGATCTTCCAGAGTGGACGTTTTTATCCAAATCCTAGACGAAAACGACAACGGCCCAATATTTGCTCACGAACCCACAGCTTTGATGATTCCAGAAAATATTCCCGCAG GTAGCAAAATAACAACCATAAACGCCACAGATGAGGACTCAGGagaatttggcaaaattacctttatccTTGACAGATTGTCTTCTCAAGGCAAATTTTCCATCGAAGCTGATACGGGTATTCTCAGGGTGGCAGAAAAACTAGATAGAGAGGAAAGAGAGAATTATTTGCTTATCATAGAAGCTTGGGACAACTATCAGTATGGTTTCAACAATGGGGAGACCAGGAACGCTTTTAAGCACCTCAA TGTAACAATTTTGGATGTAAATGACAATAAACCAGAATTATTCGTGGATTCTGCTTGTGTGAATATTACTGAATTCCACGAAGCCAGGCAGCCAATCACAATCGTTCGCGCCTCAGATAAGGATGATCCCAAGACCTCTAATGGACAG GTGATAATCGACATTGCTGACGGCAATCGCCGAGATCTCTTTGACTTGTATCAAAACAGTGAATGGAGCGCCCAAATCCGTACAACGAAATCGTTGAGGGGAAGGCATGGGAACTATACTCTCACAATCCGAGCCCAAGATTTAGGGAAGCCCAGTTTCTACGTTGAAGAACCATTACATATCTGTGTTATGGACTACAATGATCATACTCCAGTGTTCATTGCACCTCCTCATAATTCTACTCTGAGGGTTCCAGAG AATGCTACAGTGGGAAGTGCATTAATTCAAATCGAGGCCACAGATGAAGACGTGGGGTTAAATGGGGAGGTGAGGTATCGATTGAAAGCGGATCCTGCTGGGCATTGGAGAACTTTCAATCTACATCCAAGTACTGGGATTTTAGAGCTAAGATTGCCATTGAGCAGGAAAAGACAGAAGATATATGAT ATTAGAGTGGAGGCTTACGACATGGGCATTCCAACATCTCTTATATCCGATCTTGATCTCACAGTATATGTTACTGACATAAACGGTTATCAACCGCAATTCCTTCAAGACGAATTCATCGTAGAATTCACAG AAAATCAAAGTGCTGGAATTGAAGGGAGAGTTCTCCCCGACACCGTGGATCGGGATGAATTGGAATATGAAAGCACCCCTGCCCCGATTTGTTATTTCTTAGTAGGGGGAAATGAGAACGGATTGTTTAATTTGCACCCGATAGATCACACTTTATAC GTCACAAAGCCTTTAGATAGAGAAGAAAGCGACGTCCATTTGCTGTTAGTCAAAGCCACTGAGGACTGCACTTATCCTCCAGAGCCTCAAAACTTCTTCGATTCCAACGACGATACCCAACTAAAGATTATAGTTAAAGTTCTCGACGTTAACGACAATTCACCTAAATTTATCAGAAGAGTATTCACTG GGGGTGTGAGTACTGCCACAGCTTTTGGAACCAAATTTATGTCAATTAAGGCGCAAGACGCAGATGCAGGCAAAAACGCTATAATTTCGTATTTTATCGTGGGACGAGTGCAAATGACCCTCACTGAAGGTCTGGATAATCTAAAAAGGGTACCATTTTTGGTGGAAAAAGAAACAGGAGCTATTCAGCTCAACTTTGATCCACAGCAAGGCATGAAAGGCTATTTTGACTTCATGGTGTTAGCAAATGACACAGGAGGGCTCAGAGACACTGCGAGggtattcatttatttactcAGGGAAGATCAAAGAGTTCGATTTGTACTCAGACAACATGCACCTGATTTAAGGAATCGAATTGAAGTTTTCCGAGA GGTTTTAGGAAATGTTACCGGAGCCATAGTGAATGTTGATGAATTTCGAATTCATGCCAATCATGACGGGAGTGTGGACAAAACTAGAACTGATTTGTATCTGCATTTGGTTAACAGGAAGGATAACTCTATACTTGAAGTTGCCGACGTGCTTAAGTTGGTGGATCAGAACACTGAGAAATTAGATGATTTATTTAAG aatttCAACGTTTTGGATACACAACCAGGTGGTAGTCTAGCACTCCAGGCTCAAATTCAGGCAACCGGAACCACTTTCTGGCTTACCGCCACTTCTCTATTTCTCTTCCTCTTACTCCTTCTCATTCTAGCCCTCTTCATAACTCAGCGTCATGCCTATCAAAGGAAGTTGAAGGCAGCGACAGCAACTGCTTATG ACTCAGAAATTGACGGCAGGGGATTGAGCATTCTCAGTGGTAGAGTTCCCAATACGAACAAACACAGTATGGAGGGAAGCAACCCGATTTGGTTGAAAGCTTACGAAAACGAATGGTACAAGGGAGTCGATGATCTAAG CAACACATCTGATCCTGATTCTTTAGACGAGAACGTAGTCTGTAGCGGAGAAGCTTCAGAATCAATTGAACATATTCCCCATGATGAAACTAATGTGTCCCAGGAACAATATGTGaggcaaaatttttatcaatgtcTTCCAGTTCCAGTTCCGCAGCCTCGTAAGCTCGAAACTACCGAATTATGA